One Planctomicrobium piriforme DNA segment encodes these proteins:
- the rpsE gene encoding 30S ribosomal protein S5 has product MFVPGVANVVAESGHSTKNPERVVQIRRCACVVKGGRRFSFAALVVVGDENGRVGYGYAKGTEVPIAVEKATKQANRRLKRVSMQSTTIPHQVEGRFGASRVFLIPAAPGTGIIAGATVRSVVELVGIKDILSKSRGSSNPVNLVKATFDALLKLRTREDVVRLRGVEI; this is encoded by the coding sequence GTGTTTGTTCCGGGAGTGGCCAACGTGGTGGCAGAGAGCGGACATAGCACAAAGAATCCGGAACGCGTCGTTCAGATCAGGCGGTGTGCCTGCGTCGTGAAGGGTGGACGTCGTTTCAGCTTTGCGGCCCTGGTGGTCGTCGGCGATGAAAACGGTCGCGTCGGCTACGGCTACGCGAAAGGGACGGAAGTTCCGATCGCTGTGGAAAAAGCGACCAAGCAGGCGAATCGCCGTCTGAAGCGGGTGTCGATGCAGAGCACGACGATTCCGCATCAGGTGGAAGGCCGCTTTGGCGCATCCCGCGTGTTTCTGATCCCCGCCGCACCTGGTACCGGGATCATCGCCGGAGCGACTGTGCGCTCGGTGGTAGAACTGGTCGGGATTAAAGACATTCTGTCGAAGAGCCGCGGTTCCTCGAACCCGGTGAATCTGGTGAAGGCGACCTTCGACGCCTTGCTGAAGCTGCGGACCCGGGAAGACGTGGTTCGGCTGCGCGGCGTGGAGATTTAA
- the rplR gene encoding 50S ribosomal protein L18, with amino-acid sequence MKLQEAVTKRRWRRRHHVRNKVRAAGRVRLTVFRSNRHMSAQIIDDEAGRTLVHASTTEKDLGGVGKTHSDVEAAKLVGKKLAERALAAGIKHVAFDRGSYSYHGRVAALAEAAREVGLDF; translated from the coding sequence ATGAAACTTCAGGAAGCAGTCACAAAGCGGCGTTGGCGTCGCCGTCATCACGTTCGTAACAAGGTCCGTGCGGCCGGTCGCGTCCGTCTGACGGTGTTTCGCAGCAACCGGCACATGTCGGCCCAGATCATCGATGATGAAGCTGGCCGGACGCTGGTGCATGCCAGCACCACCGAGAAAGACCTCGGCGGCGTGGGCAAGACGCACAGCGATGTTGAAGCTGCGAAGCTGGTCGGCAAGAAACTGGCCGAGCGGGCTTTGGCCGCCGGGATCAAGCATGTGGCCTTCGATCGTGGATCGTACAGCTACCATGGGCGTGTTGCGGCTCTGGCCGAGGCAGCTCGTGAAGTGGGACTCGATTTCTAA
- the rplF gene encoding 50S ribosomal protein L6 encodes MSRIGKKPIPVAAGVDVTVNDSSIKIKGKNGELTHTWHPNMDVSWDAAGRVITVGRPDDLRQNRALHGLTRAIIANNVQGVQTPWEKRLEIQGVGYQATLQGKVLSLQVGYANIIKLPLPDGVICEVASPTLVIVRGADRHAVGQFAANVRRVRPPEPYKGKGIRYVGEVVRRKSGKAFGS; translated from the coding sequence ATGTCGAGAATTGGAAAGAAGCCGATCCCTGTTGCAGCCGGCGTTGACGTGACCGTCAACGACAGCTCGATCAAAATCAAAGGGAAGAACGGCGAGCTGACTCACACCTGGCATCCGAACATGGATGTCTCCTGGGATGCTGCCGGCCGCGTGATTACCGTGGGCCGTCCCGACGATCTGCGTCAGAATCGTGCTTTGCACGGCTTGACCCGTGCGATCATCGCCAACAACGTTCAGGGCGTGCAGACTCCCTGGGAAAAGCGTCTTGAAATTCAGGGCGTCGGTTATCAGGCGACTTTGCAGGGCAAGGTGTTGTCGTTGCAGGTCGGTTATGCGAATATTATCAAGCTGCCGCTGCCGGACGGGGTGATCTGCGAAGTGGCTTCGCCGACGCTCGTGATTGTGCGCGGTGCTGATCGGCATGCGGTCGGGCAGTTCGCTGCCAACGTTCGTCGGGTGCGACCGCCCGAGCCGTACAAGGGAAAAGGGATTCGCTACGTGGGCGAAGTGGTTCGTCGGAAGTCTGGAAAGGCGTTCGGCAGCTAG
- the rpsH gene encoding 30S ribosomal protein S8, with translation MMTDPIADMLTRMRNALVIERPHVDMPLSKMKTGVADVLQREGYIWDYEVLDTAPAKTLRINLKYSATGERVIQRLTRVSKPGRRVYSESRKLQDVMQGMGIFVLSTNQGMLSSREAKAKHVGGEVVCEVW, from the coding sequence ATGATGACAGACCCGATTGCCGACATGCTCACCCGGATGCGGAACGCTCTTGTGATTGAGCGTCCCCATGTGGATATGCCGCTGTCCAAGATGAAGACCGGCGTGGCAGACGTGCTGCAGCGCGAAGGGTACATTTGGGACTACGAAGTCCTGGATACCGCTCCGGCGAAAACGCTGCGGATCAACCTGAAGTACAGCGCGACTGGCGAGCGCGTGATTCAGCGTCTGACCCGCGTCAGCAAGCCTGGCCGCCGGGTGTACTCGGAATCCCGCAAGTTGCAGGACGTGATGCAGGGGATGGGCATCTTCGTGCTGTCGACCAATCAGGGAATGCTCAGCAGCCGCGAAGCCAAAGCCAAGCACGTTGGCGGCGAAGTGGTGTGCGAGGTCTGGTAA
- a CDS encoding type Z 30S ribosomal protein S14 has translation MATKAQVAKSKKTPKFSSRLVRRCQLCGRPRAVYQKFKICRICFRSLCLNGLVPGAKKASW, from the coding sequence ATGGCGACAAAAGCCCAGGTTGCGAAATCCAAGAAGACCCCCAAGTTCAGCAGCCGTCTTGTACGGCGCTGCCAACTCTGCGGTCGTCCGCGTGCGGTGTATCAGAAATTCAAGATTTGCCGAATCTGTTTCCGAAGCCTGTGCCTGAACGGCCTGGTTCCGGGTGCGAAGAAGGCCAGCTGGTAA
- the rplE gene encoding 50S ribosomal protein L5 — MARLLEKYRTEIVPRLAKELGRENPHSLPQLTKIVISMGVGKAMTDQKILDEAMEHLAQISGQKPSVRIARKSVANFKLREGMKIGGCVTLRSQRMYEFLDRLINLVLPRVRDFRGINPKAFDGRGNYSLGLNEQVVFPEINADKVKNIQGMNIAIVTTAKTDDEARLLLKEFGMPFREGKGLGR, encoded by the coding sequence ATGGCCCGCTTGTTGGAAAAATATCGCACCGAAATCGTCCCGCGGCTCGCCAAGGAGCTGGGTCGTGAGAATCCGCACAGTCTGCCGCAGCTCACGAAGATCGTCATCAGCATGGGCGTCGGCAAGGCGATGACGGATCAGAAGATTCTGGATGAAGCGATGGAGCACCTGGCCCAGATCTCAGGCCAGAAGCCCTCGGTTCGAATTGCCCGGAAGTCTGTCGCGAATTTCAAGCTGCGTGAGGGGATGAAGATTGGCGGCTGCGTGACTCTGCGTAGCCAGCGGATGTACGAGTTTCTGGATCGGCTGATCAATCTCGTGCTGCCCCGGGTTCGCGACTTTCGCGGAATCAATCCCAAGGCGTTCGACGGCCGCGGCAACTACAGCCTGGGACTCAACGAGCAGGTTGTGTTTCCGGAAATCAATGCAGACAAAGTGAAGAACATCCAGGGGATGAACATCGCGATCGTGACGACGGCCAAGACCGACGACGAAGCGCGGTTGCTCCTCAAGGAATTTGGCATGCCCTTCCGCGAAGGCAAAGGGCTCGGGCGTTAA
- the rplX gene encoding 50S ribosomal protein L24 yields the protein MKIKRGDMVVVIAGDDKGDTPRVVQQVLAGGEKVVVDGVNLVYKHVKRGHPKSPQGGRLRMEKPIQSSNVMYYCSGCGRGVLLGLRFTADGGKERFCRKCKTTIGTVSPARKAHVGKK from the coding sequence ATGAAGATCAAACGCGGAGACATGGTTGTCGTCATTGCTGGCGATGACAAAGGCGATACGCCACGAGTGGTGCAGCAGGTTCTGGCAGGCGGCGAGAAGGTTGTCGTCGACGGCGTGAATCTGGTGTACAAGCACGTCAAGCGCGGACATCCCAAGAGTCCTCAGGGGGGACGCTTGCGGATGGAAAAGCCGATTCAGAGTTCCAACGTCATGTACTACTGCAGCGGCTGCGGGCGCGGCGTCCTTCTCGGCCTGCGGTTTACTGCTGACGGCGGCAAAGAACGGTTTTGCCGGAAATGCAAGACCACGATCGGGACGGTCAGTCCCGCTCGCAAGGCTCATGTTGGGAAGAAATAG
- the rplN gene encoding 50S ribosomal protein L14, which yields MIQMQTILDVADNTGAKTVRCIRVLGGTKRRTAGLGDIVVVSIQKAIAGAPDSFKSGRVTRGVIVRVRKGTRRDDGSYIRFDSNALVLVDTDGNPRGTRIFGAVARELRDRRFMKIISLAAEVV from the coding sequence ATGATTCAAATGCAGACCATTTTGGATGTCGCGGATAACACCGGCGCGAAGACGGTGCGCTGCATCCGCGTGCTGGGTGGAACCAAGCGACGGACGGCCGGTCTTGGCGATATCGTGGTGGTGAGTATTCAGAAGGCAATTGCCGGAGCGCCGGACAGCTTCAAGTCAGGTCGCGTCACGCGGGGCGTGATCGTGCGTGTCCGCAAGGGCACGCGTCGTGACGACGGCAGCTACATCCGTTTCGACAGTAATGCCCTCGTGCTAGTCGATACCGACGGCAATCCTCGCGGCACGCGTATCTTCGGGGCAGTGGCCCGCGAATTGCGCGACCGCCGGTTCATGAAGATTATCAGCCTTGCTGCTGAGGTGGTGTAA
- the rpsQ gene encoding 30S ribosomal protein S17: MRKTLVGTVVSDRNAKTRRVDVSRVYQHTKYKKIVRGRTVCYVHDEKNESKVGDTVEIAECRPRSALKRWELVKIVSAVGELESQLTRETIEAAKARESESTEVTAP, from the coding sequence ATGCGAAAGACCTTAGTCGGAACCGTGGTGAGCGATCGCAACGCCAAGACGCGTCGCGTGGATGTGAGCCGGGTTTATCAGCACACCAAGTACAAGAAGATCGTGCGCGGCCGCACGGTTTGCTATGTGCATGACGAGAAGAACGAATCGAAGGTCGGCGACACGGTGGAGATCGCCGAATGCCGTCCTCGCTCTGCTCTGAAGCGCTGGGAGCTCGTGAAAATCGTCAGTGCCGTGGGCGAACTGGAAAGTCAGTTGACCCGCGAGACGATCGAAGCGGCCAAGGCACGCGAAAGTGAATCGACCGAAGTGACGGCACCGTAA
- the rpmC gene encoding 50S ribosomal protein L29, which yields MSKAKELREMSDEQLASELTQTQQELFRLRIQASTEKLDAPSNLRKLRRNIARMKTVLHQRTPAVEK from the coding sequence ATGTCGAAAGCCAAAGAACTCCGTGAAATGAGTGACGAGCAGCTCGCCAGTGAGCTGACGCAGACGCAGCAGGAGTTGTTTCGGCTGCGGATTCAGGCTTCGACCGAGAAGCTCGACGCTCCCAGTAATTTGCGGAAGCTTCGCCGGAACATTGCCCGGATGAAGACGGTTCTGCATCAGCGGACGCCTGCTGTCGAGAAGTAG
- the rplP gene encoding 50S ribosomal protein L16 — protein MALMPKRVKHRKDQRGRIRGNATRGNTVVFGEFGLQSMQPGHVKATTIEACRIAASQYIRASGGKLYIRIFPDKPVTARPLETRMGKGKGEPDHWVAVVKPGTVLFEIAGANKEAARDCFNRVAHKLPVKVRLVERTPGT, from the coding sequence ATGGCGCTTATGCCGAAACGGGTCAAGCATCGAAAAGACCAAAGAGGTCGCATAAGAGGTAATGCCACTCGTGGCAATACTGTTGTGTTCGGCGAATTTGGTTTGCAGTCGATGCAGCCAGGCCACGTCAAGGCGACGACCATCGAAGCCTGCCGTATCGCCGCTTCACAATACATTCGTGCTTCAGGCGGTAAGCTGTACATCCGGATTTTTCCGGATAAACCCGTGACAGCACGACCGCTCGAAACTCGAATGGGTAAGGGTAAAGGGGAGCCGGATCACTGGGTCGCCGTGGTGAAGCCAGGAACCGTGTTGTTCGAAATTGCCGGAGCGAACAAAGAAGCAGCACGCGACTGCTTCAATCGCGTCGCTCACAAGCTGCCCGTCAAGGTGCGGCTGGTTGAGCGGACCCCGGGAACCTGA
- the rpsC gene encoding 30S ribosomal protein S3: MGQKTHPLGFRIGITEDWRSRWYASKKEFGDLLVEDQKIRLFINTEYKSAAIDKIEIERTRDQVVVFLHSARPGIIIGRKGQEIDRLKARLEDQFGRRMEVKIIEINNPFRRAQLVAEDISQQLSKRGSFRRAIKRTLDQVMEAGVNGVKVQLSGRLGGAEMSRCEKASRGSIPLSTLQRRVDYGFAIAKTAQGVIGVKVWVDLGDYADEENSDGAYAETGQASKRPKRSHKR; this comes from the coding sequence ATGGGACAAAAAACACATCCTCTGGGATTCCGCATCGGGATCACTGAAGACTGGCGGAGCCGCTGGTACGCCAGCAAGAAGGAATTCGGCGATCTGCTGGTGGAAGACCAGAAGATCCGCTTGTTCATCAACACCGAATACAAGTCGGCCGCGATCGACAAGATTGAGATCGAACGGACCCGCGACCAGGTGGTCGTGTTCCTGCACTCGGCTCGCCCGGGGATCATCATCGGTCGCAAAGGTCAGGAAATTGACCGGCTGAAAGCCCGTCTGGAAGACCAGTTTGGTCGCCGGATGGAAGTCAAGATTATCGAAATCAATAACCCGTTTCGTCGGGCTCAGTTGGTGGCGGAAGACATCAGCCAGCAGCTCTCCAAGCGAGGCAGTTTCCGTCGCGCAATCAAGCGAACGCTCGATCAGGTGATGGAAGCCGGCGTGAACGGTGTGAAGGTACAGTTGTCTGGCCGATTGGGTGGGGCGGAAATGTCCCGTTGCGAAAAGGCCAGCCGAGGTTCGATTCCGCTGTCGACACTTCAGCGGCGTGTAGATTATGGATTTGCGATCGCCAAAACGGCACAGGGTGTGATTGGCGTCAAGGTTTGGGTCGATTTAGGCGACTACGCAGACGAGGAGAATTCCGATGGCGCTTATGCCGAAACGGGTCAAGCATCGAAAAGACCAAAGAGGTCGCATAAGAGGTAA
- the rplV gene encoding 50S ribosomal protein L22 yields the protein MSQVKATHRFARISATKVRPFADMIRGMSVQDGLNALKYVPNRGARFLEKVLRSAAANAEDRGARNVDNLPIVDARVDGGPMFKRIRPRARGQAFMIRRRFAHIIVAIDAPEVQ from the coding sequence ATGTCACAGGTAAAAGCAACACATCGGTTCGCGCGGATCTCCGCGACCAAGGTGCGACCGTTCGCGGATATGATCCGTGGAATGTCGGTTCAGGACGGCCTGAACGCTTTGAAGTACGTTCCGAATCGCGGCGCCCGGTTCCTCGAAAAGGTACTGCGGAGTGCTGCTGCGAACGCTGAAGATCGAGGCGCCCGTAACGTCGACAATCTGCCGATTGTGGATGCCCGCGTGGACGGCGGCCCGATGTTCAAGCGGATTCGTCCGCGTGCCCGTGGTCAGGCGTTTATGATTCGTCGCCGATTTGCACATATCATCGTGGCAATCGACGCTCCGGAAGTTCAATAA
- the rpsS gene encoding 30S ribosomal protein S19, producing the protein MGRSLKKGPFVDENLLKKISRLDVSGSKAQIKTWARRSTISPEFIGHTFLVHNGKAHIQVYVTEDMVGHKLGEFAPTRTFRGHGAKGNR; encoded by the coding sequence ATGGGTCGGTCGCTGAAAAAAGGCCCGTTTGTCGATGAAAATCTGCTGAAGAAGATCTCTCGCCTCGATGTGAGCGGATCCAAAGCACAGATCAAGACGTGGGCTCGGCGCTCGACGATTTCTCCGGAATTCATCGGCCACACGTTCCTGGTTCACAATGGCAAGGCTCACATTCAGGTGTATGTGACCGAAGACATGGTCGGCCACAAGCTGGGTGAGTTTGCTCCGACGCGGACCTTCCGCGGACACGGGGCCAAGGGCAATCGGTAA
- the rplB gene encoding 50S ribosomal protein L2, with translation MGIRFYKPVTPGRRGASVSDFAEITDRKKRPEKDLTVRLKKHGGRNFHGKITSRHRGGGYRKMYRLVDFKRTLDGVPMKVTHIEYDPNRTSRIALLEFECPETKKTVKSYILAPNGLKAGDVVMNGSLAEPKNGNCLPLENIPPGTQIHCIEMQPGRGGQMVRSAGNSAVMNATEKGWAQVTLPSGEVRRLPARCRATIGVVGNSDHQNINLGKAGRNRWKGIRPHTRGVAMNPTAHPMGGGEGRTSGGRHPCSPTGKLAKGGNTRKRRKSSSKAIIRRRRSRRNGLKKI, from the coding sequence ATGGGGATTCGTTTTTACAAGCCAGTCACGCCAGGACGCCGCGGAGCGTCGGTCAGTGATTTTGCTGAGATCACGGACCGCAAGAAGCGACCCGAAAAGGATCTGACGGTTCGCCTGAAAAAGCACGGCGGACGGAACTTCCACGGGAAGATTACCTCGCGTCATCGCGGGGGCGGATATCGCAAGATGTACCGCCTGGTGGACTTCAAGCGGACGCTCGATGGCGTCCCGATGAAGGTCACCCATATCGAATACGATCCGAACCGGACTTCGCGCATTGCATTGCTCGAGTTCGAGTGTCCGGAAACGAAGAAGACGGTGAAGTCCTACATCCTCGCTCCAAACGGCCTGAAAGCCGGCGACGTGGTGATGAACGGTTCGCTCGCCGAGCCGAAGAACGGGAACTGCCTGCCGCTGGAAAACATTCCGCCCGGTACGCAGATTCACTGTATTGAAATGCAGCCTGGTCGGGGCGGTCAGATGGTGCGGAGTGCTGGCAACAGCGCCGTGATGAACGCCACTGAAAAAGGTTGGGCACAAGTCACATTGCCCTCGGGCGAAGTTCGGCGATTGCCGGCACGCTGCCGTGCGACGATTGGCGTCGTCGGCAACTCGGATCACCAGAACATCAACCTGGGGAAAGCCGGCCGTAATCGCTGGAAGGGGATTCGTCCTCATACCCGCGGTGTGGCCATGAATCCGACCGCTCACCCGATGGGCGGCGGTGAAGGCCGTACTTCGGGCGGTCGTCATCCGTGTAGCCCGACAGGCAAGCTGGCCAAGGGTGGAAACACCAGAAAGCGTCGTAAGTCATCGTCGAAGGCGATCATTCGCCGTCGTCGTTCGCGCCGCAACGGCCTGAAGAAGATTTAA
- the rplW gene encoding 50S ribosomal protein L23 — protein sequence MAEQAVVKTDVEEVEETGGLKLEPHQVIMRPLVTEKGVHQSQRLNAYAFEVHQQATKSDIRKAVESLWNVRVVEVRTLTRKGKPRRSRLQLGQTGDWKKAIVQLHEEDRISFF from the coding sequence ATGGCAGAACAAGCAGTAGTCAAAACGGACGTCGAAGAAGTCGAAGAGACCGGCGGCCTGAAGCTGGAACCGCATCAGGTGATTATGCGTCCGCTCGTCACCGAGAAGGGCGTGCATCAGTCCCAGCGGCTGAATGCGTATGCCTTTGAGGTGCATCAGCAGGCGACCAAGTCCGACATCCGCAAGGCTGTCGAATCGCTGTGGAATGTCCGCGTGGTGGAAGTCCGCACGCTGACCCGTAAAGGGAAGCCGCGTCGCAGTCGTTTGCAGTTGGGACAGACTGGCGACTGGAAGAAGGCGATTGTGCAGTTGCACGAAGAAGACCGGATCTCGTTCTTCTAG
- the rplD gene encoding 50S ribosomal protein L4, translating to MSENTKISAPVRGMDGKSVGSYEFDGSDLAAKVSKQLLHDVIVMYETNQRQGSVRTKNRGEVAGSTKKLFRQKGTGNARVGTKRSPIRRGGGHTFAKRPKDWSYRLPRRAVQTATRMALLSKFQDNEATVLDSFAIADIKTKTVSQMLKALGVAAESCLLVIPDHDIGVWKSGRNISNLWISPVKELNAYQLLHQKRLLITREAIDQARQANQEAVAAS from the coding sequence ATGTCAGAGAACACAAAAATTTCCGCGCCGGTTCGCGGTATGGATGGCAAGAGCGTCGGCTCGTATGAGTTTGACGGCAGTGACCTCGCCGCGAAGGTGAGCAAGCAACTGCTGCACGACGTCATCGTCATGTATGAGACGAACCAGCGTCAGGGTTCCGTGCGAACCAAGAATCGCGGCGAAGTCGCCGGGAGCACTAAGAAACTGTTCCGTCAAAAGGGAACGGGTAACGCTCGTGTTGGTACGAAGCGTTCTCCGATTCGTCGTGGGGGCGGACATACGTTTGCCAAGCGACCGAAAGACTGGAGCTACCGTTTGCCCCGTCGTGCCGTGCAGACTGCCACTCGCATGGCTCTGCTGAGCAAGTTTCAGGATAACGAAGCGACGGTTCTGGATTCCTTCGCCATTGCCGACATTAAGACCAAGACTGTGTCCCAGATGCTGAAGGCACTGGGCGTGGCTGCGGAATCTTGTCTACTGGTGATTCCGGATCACGATATCGGCGTGTGGAAATCGGGTCGGAACATTTCGAACCTGTGGATTTCTCCGGTCAAGGAGTTGAACGCGTATCAGTTGCTGCACCAGAAGCGGCTGCTGATTACCCGTGAAGCGATTGACCAGGCCCGACAGGCGAATCAGGAGGCAGTGGCTGCCAGCTAG
- the rplC gene encoding 50S ribosomal protein L3, with translation MTQIYGENGLIVPVTVIEAGPCAVLQVKSSGVDGYQAVQLGFDDKLSDKDKARGEEQRNRSRASRAERGHVAALKSKRAKKLAEAGLEPRAKANCEPKRFVREFRLDGETVGVEVGQVLNASVFDGVPYVDVVGTSKGRGTTGAMKRHNFQGQGSAHGTKKVHRRVGGIGANAMNRGTSGMIKKGKRMAGQYGNARSTVRNLKLVRVDAENNMLLVNGAVPGPNGGYVIIRVAK, from the coding sequence ATGACGCAGATTTACGGCGAGAACGGCCTGATTGTGCCGGTCACCGTGATCGAGGCTGGTCCCTGCGCTGTCCTGCAGGTGAAGTCGTCGGGTGTCGATGGCTATCAGGCGGTGCAGCTGGGCTTTGATGACAAGCTCAGTGATAAAGACAAGGCTCGCGGCGAAGAGCAGCGGAATCGCAGTCGTGCCAGCCGTGCTGAACGCGGTCATGTGGCTGCCCTGAAGAGCAAGCGGGCGAAGAAGCTGGCGGAAGCTGGTCTTGAGCCGCGTGCCAAGGCGAACTGTGAGCCGAAGCGGTTTGTGCGAGAGTTTCGCCTCGACGGCGAAACGGTCGGCGTGGAAGTGGGCCAGGTGCTCAATGCCAGTGTCTTTGACGGCGTTCCCTATGTGGACGTGGTTGGGACCAGTAAGGGGCGTGGAACGACGGGCGCTATGAAGCGTCACAACTTTCAGGGCCAGGGCAGCGCACACGGTACCAAGAAGGTGCATCGTCGCGTCGGGGGCATCGGTGCCAACGCGATGAACCGCGGTACCAGCGGGATGATCAAGAAGGGGAAGCGGATGGCGGGGCAGTACGGCAATGCCCGGTCGACGGTTCGCAACCTGAAGCTGGTCAGGGTGGATGCCGAAAACAATATGTTGCTGGTCAATGGCGCGGTGCCAGGCCCGAACGGCGGTTATGTGATCATTCGGGTGGCAAAGTAG
- the rpsJ gene encoding 30S ribosomal protein S10 has product MAANERIRIRMEAFDHTILDQSATDIVDTAKRTGAIVHGPIPLPTRIERYTVLRSPHIDKKSREQFEIRTHKRVIDIVQPTGKTIDALNKLSLPAGVDIKIKASS; this is encoded by the coding sequence GTGGCTGCAAACGAACGAATCCGGATCCGGATGGAGGCTTTTGACCATACCATCCTCGATCAGTCGGCGACAGATATTGTCGACACCGCCAAGCGGACGGGCGCGATCGTGCATGGTCCAATCCCGCTGCCGACGCGTATTGAGCGTTACACCGTGCTACGAAGTCCGCACATTGACAAGAAGTCTCGAGAGCAGTTCGAGATTCGGACTCACAAGCGCGTGATTGACATTGTGCAGCCGACTGGCAAGACGATTGATGCTCTGAACAAGCTCTCGTTGCCGGCGGGCGTTGATATCAAGATTAAGGCATCCAGCTAA
- a CDS encoding DUF1559 family PulG-like putative transporter has translation MQVHPPVQQPPTRAACRQHRALHGLTILEVLVCLSVIGILSSLLLPALSSAREAARQVDCRQRLKQLGLALHSYHEVHNWLPAGWQWESTKQTAFGWLPPLLPHLEMENVSGQFDSSSQLGSAPNTIVRSMSPALFRCPSDIAPGTFTLFLERPSESSPPTNVPLLDLPTANFVGVFGTPEPDNVWQEQLGDGPFCGATPVSFPQFLRGLSNVLLVGERQAATVPSTWLGVDFRGEDAACRLLGNAERGPNKSEADECEFTSRHPGCVHFLWGDGRVTPLSDAIDSRIYQQLAKLSEF, from the coding sequence GTGCAAGTTCATCCCCCGGTTCAGCAACCGCCGACAAGGGCAGCGTGCCGCCAGCATCGTGCGCTCCACGGGCTCACGATTCTGGAAGTGCTGGTCTGCCTGTCAGTGATCGGGATTCTCTCCAGTCTGTTGCTTCCCGCTCTGAGTTCGGCTCGCGAGGCTGCCCGTCAGGTCGACTGCCGCCAACGGCTGAAACAACTCGGACTGGCACTCCATTCCTATCACGAAGTTCACAATTGGCTGCCGGCTGGCTGGCAATGGGAATCAACCAAACAGACGGCATTCGGATGGTTGCCGCCGCTGCTGCCCCATCTGGAAATGGAGAACGTCAGCGGTCAGTTCGACTCATCCAGTCAATTGGGATCCGCGCCGAATACCATCGTCCGCTCCATGTCGCCAGCGCTGTTTCGATGTCCGTCAGACATTGCCCCCGGCACGTTTACGTTATTTCTCGAACGCCCCAGCGAATCGTCTCCTCCCACTAATGTCCCACTGCTGGATCTGCCAACCGCGAATTTTGTCGGCGTCTTTGGGACGCCTGAGCCGGACAACGTCTGGCAGGAGCAACTGGGAGATGGCCCCTTTTGCGGGGCGACGCCTGTTTCATTTCCGCAGTTTCTGCGGGGGTTGAGCAATGTGCTGCTTGTCGGAGAACGCCAGGCAGCGACTGTCCCATCGACCTGGCTCGGCGTCGATTTTCGCGGAGAAGACGCTGCCTGTCGGCTCCTCGGCAATGCCGAACGGGGGCCAAACAAGTCTGAAGCCGACGAATGCGAGTTCACCAGCCGGCATCCTGGCTGCGTCCATTTTCTCTGGGGCGATGGACGCGTCACGCCCTTGTCAGATGCCATCGACTCCCGCATCTACCAGCAGCTCGCCAAGCTGTCGGAATTCTAA
- a CDS encoding BlaI/MecI/CopY family transcriptional regulator, whose amino-acid sequence MRLTRCEVEIMNAVWHRGTATVQEVCDALDRPLAYSTVMTMLRILETKRQALERVKRGRAYVYRPLVSREEISHELLAEVRDDFFGGSVKSLMLNLIGGEQVSASDIRELKAALSQLERET is encoded by the coding sequence ATGCGGCTGACCCGTTGCGAAGTTGAAATCATGAATGCCGTCTGGCACCGCGGCACCGCCACCGTGCAGGAAGTTTGCGATGCCCTGGATCGACCCCTCGCTTATTCCACCGTCATGACCATGCTCCGCATCCTCGAAACCAAACGTCAGGCACTGGAACGCGTGAAACGGGGTCGCGCTTACGTTTACCGTCCGCTGGTCTCGCGCGAAGAGATTTCGCACGAATTGCTGGCGGAAGTCCGCGACGACTTCTTCGGCGGATCGGTCAAATCGCTGATGCTCAATCTCATCGGCGGCGAACAGGTGAGCGCCAGCGATATTCGGGAATTGAAAGCGGCTTTATCTCAACTGGAGCGGGAAACATGA